The following DNA comes from Streptomyces sp. NBC_00273.
GCCCGACGTCTTCGACGACTCTCGTACGATGGGGACGCGCACCATCCGGAGCGGACCGATCGAGTGAGTGGAGCAGGGACATGACGGAACGGGACACCTCCCGCACCCTCGCCCACCCCGAGGCGGACGAGATCCGCCTGGAAGGCGTGCTGCACGCGCTCTCCGACCCGGTCCGGCTGTCCATCGTCCTGGACCTGGCCGCCTCGGCCGAGGACCTGGCCTGCTCGTACTTCGACCTGCCGGTCACCAAGTCCACGACCACCCACCACTTCCGCGTCCTCCGCGAGAGCGGCGTCGTACGCCAGGCCTACCGCGGCACCACCAAGCTCAACGCCCTGCGCCGGGAGGAACTGGAGGCGCTCTTCCCCGGCCTCCTCGACAGCGTCCTCGCCTCGGCCGCGGCCGAGGCCGCCCGGCTCACCGCCTAGGGGTCGTCTTGCCCCGTCTGCGATTCTTTTTCGAAGCCGGCGTCCCGCACACCCCGCTGTGGCCGGCCGCCCCGGACCTGGACGGCCCGTACGGCTCCCCCTGCGAGCTGGACCGGCTGCCGATCAGTGCGCAGACCCGGACCGAACTGGTGCGACTGTGCCAGTGGTACCAGTCGTCGATCGACTGGGACGACCCGCCGGCCCCGTCGCCGTGGCCGCGGGAGGAGTGGCAGCTGTTCCGCCGCCAGGCGGACACCGCCTTCGCCGCCCTGTGCCAAGAGCTCGGCGGCGGCTGGCAGGTCGAGATGACCCACACGGTCTGGACCGGCTGAGACGCCCGGGGACGGGCTCAGTAGTGGCCCGGCATCTCGTCGGCCGGGATGCAATCGAACACGGTGTTGGCCCAGTCGTTGGGCCTGCCGAAGACCAGCCGCGTGAGCACGACGTCGCAGTTGCTCGAAGGGGCCGAACGTGCCGACGTCCGAGGGGGCGGCTTCGGCCACCACGGCCCGAAAGGCTGCCCGCACGCGCAACAGCCCCCTCCGGCGATCACCTGCCACGAACACGGCGCGAGGACCTTACCCACCTCCCCGACCGGGGCCGTGAGGGGCGGCCCGGGCGATCCCACCGGCGGTCACACGGGCGTGGGCGTGTTGTCGGCGGTCACCGTCACGCCTTCGGCGATGTTCTCGTCCGTCAGTACCAGTGGGCCGAACACCGGGTTCGCGGGCAGGTCGTAGCCGGGCGGGGCCTGGGTCTCCAGCCAGTAGTAGACGCCGGTCGGCAGGGTGCGGGTGCACGTGCCGTCGGCCGATGTGGTGCAGGAGTCGCCGATGGAGGTGTCCGGGTCGCTGCCGGTGGTCTGGAGTCCCGGGATGCCGTTGGTCTCCTCCCAGAGCTGGAAGACGGCGCCGGCCAGGGGGTTGCCGGTCAGCCCGTCCTCCTTGATCACCGTGACGTCACCGGTGGCCACACCGGGGCCCTCGCAACCGGGAGGCCCGGCCTCGCACTGGGGCGGGGGGCACCACCCCCGGTCGCCGTGGCCGCCGGCCACGGCGCGGTCCGGGCACCGGGCGGCCGCGCCCGCCCCGGTCGCCGCGGCGTACGAGGGCGTCGAGACCAGCAGCGCCGTCGTCGCCATGGCCATCGCCAGGACCCAGGGCCGCCACCCGTCCCACGACCGGCGGAAATCGTTCGGTGCCATGACACTCCATCCGCATGCTGCTCCGGGGGCTTCGCTCCCGCGACATGATCGGCCCGCGTGCGCGGGCGGGCACGGCGACACTCCCCGTACGAGGGCATTCCGGCCGGATGACCACCCGGAAGCACTTCCGCGGGAGACGGCCTACGCGAGGTCCTCGCCCGCCGCGGCCAGCAGACCGGTCCAGTCCGGGATCTTCACCGAGCGGCGGCCCAGGGAGCGCCCCAGATCGGCCTCGGCCGCCTCGATGGCCAGCCAGCCCGGCCACTCGACCGCGTGCAGGCCCGCCGCCCGCAGGGCGTCCAGCGGGTCCCCGGGGAGGTCGCGTCGGGCCAGTGCCCCCGCGTCCTGGAGCAGCGAGGACACGGTCTCCTTGGCGCAGGGCCGGTTCGTGCCGATGACCCCGGTCGGGCCGCGCTTGATCCAGCCCGCCACGTACTCGCCGACCGAGGCCCGGCCCGCGCGCAGCACCCGGCCCGCCGCATGCGGGACCGTACCCCTCGCGGGGTCGAAGGGCAGCCCGGCGAGCGGAACGCCCCGGTACCCCACCGAGCGCAGCACCAACTGCGCCTCGACGTCCTCGTGGACGCCCGTCCCGGTCACCCCGCCCCGGCCGTCCGGAGCGGTGCGCTCGAAACGCATCCCGGTGACCCGGCCGTCCGGCCCGCCCAGGATCTCCACCGGGCGCAGGTAGAACCGCAGCGCGATCCGGCGCCCCTCCTCGTTCGGGGTCTCCCCGGCCCAGCCCCGCAGTACCTCCAGGTTCCGCCGCGCCACCGCCGGCAGGGCGGCGGCCGCCTCCGGGTCGGCGTAGACGGGGTCGAGGGCCAGCTCGGCCGGATCGGCCCAGCTGTCCACGCCCGGCAGCGTGCCCAGTTCACGCAGCTCCTTGGTGGTGAACCTGCCCTGCGAGGGACCGCGCCGGGCCACCATCGCCACCGCGCGCACCCCGCTCTGCGCCAGCGCGCCGAGCGCCGGCTGCGGCATGTCCGTCGGCTCCAGTTCGGCCCGGCCCCGGGCCAGGATCCGCGTCACGTCCACCGCGACGTTGCCGGCCCCGACCACCACCGCCGCATCCACGCCGGGCAGGTCGAAGGCCTCGGCGGCGGCGTCCGGGTGCCCGCTGTACCAGGACACGAAGGCCGTGGCGGAGTGCACCCCGGTCAGCTCCTCGCCGGGGATCCCCAGCATTCGGTCGCGGGCCGCGCCCACGCAGTACACCACCGCGTGGTACAGCTCCAGCAGCCGGCTCGTGGGCAGCGCCTCCCCGCCGACCTCGACGTTTCCGAGGAAGCGGATCCGCTCGTCCTCCAGCACGGTGCGCAGGCTGCCCTGGAGCGACTTGATCTTCTCGTGGTCCGGGGCGACCCCGTACCGGACGAGCCCGTAGGGGGCGGGGAGCCGGTCGAGCACGTCCACCCGCACCCCGGGCACTTCACGCTGCTGCACCAGCGCCTGGGCCGCGTAGACCCCGCTGGGGCCCGAACCGACAACGGCGACACGAAGCACGGCGGAGCTCCTCCCGCAGGTGGTCCCAGCATGACACCGGCCCCCCGCGGAGTCAGCCCATCGTGCGCATCCGGTGGATCTCGGCGCTCTGCGTGGCCACCACCTCCGTGGCCATCTCCTCCACCGCCACGTTGTTCCCGCCCGCCAGCGCCTCGCCGGCCATCTTCACGGCGCCCTCGTGGTGGGCGGTCATCAGCTTCACGAAGAGCCGGTCGAAGTCGGTCCCCCTCGCCGCGGTCAGTTCCGCCAGCTGCTGCTCGGTCGCCATGCCCGGCATCGCACCGTGGTCGTGGCCCGCCTCCGGTGCCGCGGGCGCGGCCGGTGCTGCGGGCACGGCCGTGGCGGGGTGGCGGGCCAACCACTTCTCCATCGCGCCGATTTCGGGCTTCTGGGCGGCCGCGATCCGCTCCGCCAGCCGTTTGACCGCGTCCGCCGCGGCCCGCTCCGGTGCCAGCGCGCTCATCGTCAGCGCCTGCCGGTGGTGTTCGATCATGTGTGAGACGTAGGCGCGGTCGGCGGCGTTCGGGCTGTCGTCGGGTTTCGCCTTCGCGGCCTCTTCGGGGGTGAGGCGACGGGCCGCCTCGCCCGGCCTGCCCGGCGCGACGACCGCGGCCCGTCCGTCGTCGGCCCGGTCCGGTCCCTGGTCCCCCTGGCAGCCGGAGAGCGTCAGCAGGAGGCCGGCGGCGGCCGCCACCACCGCGGCGAACCGGACGGGCGGCGCCGGTAAGGCCCGGCGGCGGCCCCTGAGGTCTTTTGCCATGTCCATGAAGGGAAGATACTTCCGGGGTCCGGGTTCCGCTCCCCTACGGGCGGAACCGATCGGGCTCTCAAGGGAGGCACAGTGACCTCGCTACACAGCAGGCGGGTGCGGAACAGGAGGGTGGGGGTGGCCGTCGCCGCGGCCGGACTCCTCGCCACGCTCCTGGCGGCCGGACCGGCGGCCGCGACCCCCGACCCGGGCGACTTAGCGCCCGGTAGTGCGCACCAGCACGGCGCCGGCCCAGCCGAGGGCCGGGAGCTCGCCCCGGGCGACATCCCCGGCCAGGACGAGATCGTGCACAGCGCCAACGTCAAGCCCTTGGCCAACATCCCCAGCAGCGACCCCACGGGGATCAACACCGACCTGGCCTTCCAGGGCAGGTACGCCTACGCGGGCAGCTACAGCGGCTTCACCATCTACGACATCGCGAACCCCAAGGCACCGAAGACCGTCACCCAGGTGCTCTGCCCCGGCGGTCAGAACGACGTCTCCGTCCACGGCGACCTGCTCTTCCTCTCCACCGACTCCTCGCGCAGCGACGACTCCTGCAACAGCGTCTCGCAGCCCGCCACGGAGAAGTCCTCGTGGGAGGGCATCAAGATCTTCGACATCAAGGACAAGAAGAACCCCAGGTACATCAAGTCCGTCGAGACCGCCTGCGGTTCACACACCCACAC
Coding sequences within:
- a CDS encoding prealbumin-like fold domain-containing protein, coding for MAPNDFRRSWDGWRPWVLAMAMATTALLVSTPSYAAATGAGAAARCPDRAVAGGHGDRGWCPPPQCEAGPPGCEGPGVATGDVTVIKEDGLTGNPLAGAVFQLWEETNGIPGLQTTGSDPDTSIGDSCTTSADGTCTRTLPTGVYYWLETQAPPGYDLPANPVFGPLVLTDENIAEGVTVTADNTPTPV
- a CDS encoding DUF305 domain-containing protein, with product MDMAKDLRGRRRALPAPPVRFAAVVAAAAGLLLTLSGCQGDQGPDRADDGRAAVVAPGRPGEAARRLTPEEAAKAKPDDSPNAADRAYVSHMIEHHRQALTMSALAPERAAADAVKRLAERIAAAQKPEIGAMEKWLARHPATAVPAAPAAPAAPEAGHDHGAMPGMATEQQLAELTAARGTDFDRLFVKLMTAHHEGAVKMAGEALAGGNNVAVEEMATEVVATQSAEIHRMRTMG
- a CDS encoding FAD-dependent oxidoreductase; the encoded protein is MLRVAVVGSGPSGVYAAQALVQQREVPGVRVDVLDRLPAPYGLVRYGVAPDHEKIKSLQGSLRTVLEDERIRFLGNVEVGGEALPTSRLLELYHAVVYCVGAARDRMLGIPGEELTGVHSATAFVSWYSGHPDAAAEAFDLPGVDAAVVVGAGNVAVDVTRILARGRAELEPTDMPQPALGALAQSGVRAVAMVARRGPSQGRFTTKELRELGTLPGVDSWADPAELALDPVYADPEAAAALPAVARRNLEVLRGWAGETPNEEGRRIALRFYLRPVEILGGPDGRVTGMRFERTAPDGRGGVTGTGVHEDVEAQLVLRSVGYRGVPLAGLPFDPARGTVPHAAGRVLRAGRASVGEYVAGWIKRGPTGVIGTNRPCAKETVSSLLQDAGALARRDLPGDPLDALRAAGLHAVEWPGWLAIEAAEADLGRSLGRRSVKIPDWTGLLAAAGEDLA
- a CDS encoding ArsR/SmtB family transcription factor, with the protein product MTERDTSRTLAHPEADEIRLEGVLHALSDPVRLSIVLDLAASAEDLACSYFDLPVTKSTTTHHFRVLRESGVVRQAYRGTTKLNALRREELEALFPGLLDSVLASAAAEAARLTA